Proteins encoded together in one Nyctibius grandis isolate bNycGra1 chromosome 1, bNycGra1.pri, whole genome shotgun sequence window:
- the OLIG3 gene encoding oligodendrocyte transcription factor 3, which translates to MNSDSSSVSSRASSPDMDEMYLRDHHHHHHHHHHQDSRLNSVSSTQNDLVQKMSGEGLSRNGSKAGGEGSKYKIKKQLSEQDLQQLRLKINGRERKRMHDLNLAMDGLREVMPYAHGPSVRKLSKIATLLLARNYILMLTSSLEEMKRLVGEIYGGHHSAFHCGTVGHSAGHPPHAAGTVHQVHPILGSALSSANTSSSLSASLPAIGTIRPPHSLLKTPSTPPALQLGSGFQHWAGLPCPCTICQMPPPPHLSALTASNMARISGETKDLLK; encoded by the coding sequence ATGAATTCTGACTCCAGCTCTGTCTCCAGCAGAGCTTCCTCGCCAGATATGGATGAGATGTACCTGAgagaccaccaccaccatcaccaccatcaccaccaccaggACAGCCGGCTCAACTCCGTCTCCTCCACCCAGAACGACCTGGTGCAGAAGATGTCCGGGGAAGGCCTCTCCAGGAACGGCTCCAAGGCcggaggggaaggcagcaagTACAAAATCAAGAAGCAGCTCTCGGAGCAGGACCTGCAGCAGCTGCGGCTGAAGATCAACGGCCGGGAGCGTAAGAGGATGCACGACCTCAACCTCGCCATGGACGGGCTGCGGGAGGTGATGCCCTACGCCCACGGACCTTCCGTgagaaaactctccaaaatcGCCACCCTCCTGCTAGCCAGAAACTACATCCTGATGCTCACCAGCTCCCTGGAGGAGATGAAGAGGCTGGTGGGGGAAATCTACGGGGGGCACCATTCCGCCTTTCACTGCGGCACGGTGGGACACTCCGCCGGGCACCCACCCCACGCCGCCGGTACCGTGCACCAGGTGCACCCCATCCTCGGCAGTGCCTTGTCCTCCGCCaacacctcctcctccctctccgCCTCCCTGCCGGCCATCGGCACCATCCGACCCCCCCACTCCCTACTCAAGACCCCCTCgaccccccccgccctgcaGCTCGGCAGCGGCTTCCAGCACTGGGCGGGCTTGCCGTGCCCCTGCACCATCTGCCAgatgccccccccgccccacctcTCGGCCCTCACCGCCTCCAACATGGCCAGGATCTCGGGGGAGACCAAGGACCTGCTGAAGTGA